Proteins from a genomic interval of Pseudoruegeria sp. SHC-113:
- a CDS encoding glycosyltransferase, protein MLWPIETLLFQPQGASVQPGTTDHFLLATIGSAGDVFPFMELGRALQARGHRVTLMTTPLLAEMVAEHGLTFAPFGDLEQLRGAAKDPKIHGEASGPAAFWDRMIAPNLLALRRWVEALPEGETPVIVSHTLLVPAAALARTAGRPVRIVNPILQPGFIRSALTRQTFGVPRLGPVTFGRWMLPVVRRWLTQKGEDRIINGPILPTLNATRHEAGLPPVASFFGHIQEAADLYMPLFPEWYAAPQADWPAPRVQGDFIFYKALQSQQVSPELATFLDSGPPPVVFTAGTGNFQAERLYSAAIPALQRLGQRAVFLTHVRHQLPDPLPEGMLWQPYAPFDQILPRAAALVQHGGIGTTAEALRAGVPQLATPFGYDQYDNARHIRELGAGRSVPFQHLTEAKFEAALADLLKPAALKAAKATAARFKAGPDAAEIADRLLSALAQMPA, encoded by the coding sequence ATGCTTTGGCCCATTGAAACGCTTCTTTTCCAGCCGCAGGGGGCATCGGTGCAGCCGGGCACAACAGATCATTTCTTGCTCGCCACCATCGGCTCTGCCGGGGATGTCTTTCCGTTCATGGAGCTGGGCCGGGCGCTGCAGGCGCGGGGCCATCGCGTCACCCTGATGACAACGCCGCTTCTCGCCGAAATGGTCGCCGAACATGGCCTCACCTTCGCACCTTTCGGCGATCTGGAGCAGCTGCGCGGCGCGGCGAAGGATCCCAAGATCCACGGCGAGGCCAGCGGTCCTGCCGCCTTCTGGGATCGCATGATAGCGCCCAATCTTCTGGCGTTGCGTCGGTGGGTGGAAGCCCTGCCGGAAGGCGAAACGCCCGTGATCGTCAGCCACACGCTGCTCGTTCCGGCCGCCGCGCTGGCGCGCACCGCCGGTCGGCCCGTGCGGATCGTGAACCCGATCCTTCAGCCCGGCTTCATCCGCTCCGCCCTGACCCGCCAGACCTTCGGCGTACCCCGGCTTGGCCCCGTCACCTTCGGGCGCTGGATGCTGCCCGTGGTACGGCGCTGGCTGACGCAGAAGGGCGAGGACAGGATCATCAACGGCCCGATACTCCCCACGCTCAACGCGACGCGGCATGAAGCCGGGCTGCCGCCTGTCGCTTCCTTCTTCGGGCATATCCAAGAGGCGGCGGATCTTTACATGCCGCTCTTTCCCGAGTGGTACGCCGCCCCGCAAGCCGATTGGCCCGCGCCGCGCGTGCAGGGAGATTTCATCTTCTACAAGGCGCTGCAGAGCCAACAGGTCAGCCCGGAACTGGCCACCTTTCTGGACAGCGGCCCGCCGCCCGTCGTTTTTACAGCAGGCACCGGGAATTTTCAGGCAGAAAGGCTCTATTCTGCCGCAATCCCGGCCCTGCAGCGCCTTGGCCAACGTGCCGTCTTCCTGACCCACGTGCGCCATCAGCTGCCCGATCCCCTGCCCGAGGGCATGCTCTGGCAGCCCTATGCACCCTTTGACCAGATCCTGCCGCGCGCCGCCGCCCTTGTGCAGCACGGCGGTATCGGCACCACCGCCGAGGCCCTGCGCGCCGGTGTGCCGCAACTCGCCACGCCCTTCGGCTACGACCAATATGACAACGCCCGCCACATCCGTGAGCTGGGAGCCGGGCGCTCTGTGCCGTTCCAGCACTTGACCGAGGCGAAATTCGAAGCCGCGCTGGCCGATCTGCTGAAGCCTGCCGCGCTCAAGGCCGCCAAAGCCACCGCCGCGCGGTTCAAAGCCGGGCCGGATGCTGCAGAGATCGCCGACCGGCTGCTGAGCGCCCTTGCCCAGATGCCCGCTTGA
- a CDS encoding hydrogen peroxide-inducible genes activator: MINLTMKHLRYFEALSRHGHFGRAAESCAITQPALSVQMKELEALLGAPLIERNARQIRLTSLGEELAVRARKILGDVEEIADLARTVHAPLAGRLRLGVIPTIAPYLLPRLITGLTQAYPNLDLQPRESVTRTLLADLADGRLDLAIVALPVSEPALHEEPLFDEEFVLVRPGSDAGKPVPRPEHLREMRLLLLEEGHCFRDQALTFCDIPDTPARALMQGSSLATLVQMVGAGIGVTLIPEMAVAVEAGNAPVDVVRLPAPQPKRTIGMVWRRSSPLAESFGLIADQLREQAQALAWRGS; the protein is encoded by the coding sequence ATGATCAATCTCACCATGAAACACCTGCGCTATTTCGAGGCGCTCTCCCGCCATGGCCACTTCGGGCGCGCCGCGGAATCTTGCGCAATCACCCAGCCCGCGCTTTCGGTGCAGATGAAAGAGCTTGAGGCCCTGCTCGGTGCGCCACTGATCGAGCGCAATGCGCGGCAGATCCGGCTCACGAGCCTAGGCGAGGAGTTGGCGGTGCGGGCGCGCAAGATCCTTGGCGACGTGGAGGAAATCGCCGATCTCGCGCGCACTGTTCATGCGCCGCTGGCTGGCCGTTTGCGGCTTGGCGTGATCCCCACGATCGCGCCCTACCTGCTGCCCCGGCTGATCACCGGGCTGACCCAAGCCTATCCGAACCTCGATCTTCAACCGCGCGAATCCGTCACCCGCACGCTGCTGGCCGATCTTGCCGACGGGCGGCTGGACCTAGCCATCGTCGCCCTTCCCGTGAGCGAACCTGCCCTGCATGAAGAGCCGCTGTTTGACGAGGAGTTCGTGCTCGTTCGCCCGGGAAGCGACGCCGGGAAGCCCGTGCCGCGCCCCGAGCATTTGCGCGAAATGCGGCTTCTTCTGCTGGAAGAGGGTCACTGTTTCCGCGATCAGGCGCTCACCTTCTGCGATATTCCCGACACGCCTGCCCGTGCCCTGATGCAGGGCAGCTCGCTCGCCACGCTGGTGCAAATGGTTGGGGCCGGGATCGGCGTGACGCTGATCCCCGAGATGGCCGTGGCGGTGGAGGCTGGCAATGCGCCAGTGGATGTCGTCCGCTTGCCTGCGCCCCAGCCCAAGCGTACCATCGGCATGGTCTGGCGGCGCTCCTCGCCGCTGGCCGAGAGCTTCGGGCTGATCGCGGATCAGCTGCGCGAACAGGCACAAGCGCTGGCTTGGCGCGGCAGTTAG